A region of Mesorhizobium sp. AR02 DNA encodes the following proteins:
- a CDS encoding SDR family NAD(P)-dependent oxidoreductase — translation MPMNFAGRFAGRSAVITGGASGIGLAVAQRIVDEGGRVCVWDRDPAQIEQAKAIVPGLHGVAIDVADAAGVEGAAARTIEALGGVDILVTSAAITGPNMTTWAYSVEDWQRVIDININGVFYCNKALVPHMLERNYGRIVNIASIAGKEGNPNASAYSTSKAAVIGLTKSLGKELAKTKVTVNCVTPAAVRTAIFKQMSQEHIDFMLSKIPMARFGEVEEVAALICWIASEECSFTTAAVFDVSGGRATY, via the coding sequence ATGCCGATGAACTTCGCGGGACGCTTCGCCGGCCGGTCGGCCGTCATCACCGGCGGCGCCTCGGGCATCGGCCTGGCAGTTGCGCAAAGGATCGTCGACGAGGGTGGGCGCGTTTGCGTCTGGGATCGCGATCCGGCCCAGATCGAACAGGCAAAGGCTATCGTCCCTGGCCTGCACGGTGTTGCCATCGACGTCGCCGATGCCGCCGGCGTTGAAGGCGCCGCCGCACGGACGATCGAAGCCCTTGGCGGCGTCGACATCCTGGTTACCAGTGCGGCGATCACCGGGCCGAACATGACGACCTGGGCGTATTCGGTCGAGGATTGGCAGAGGGTCATCGACATCAACATCAACGGCGTCTTCTACTGCAACAAGGCGCTGGTGCCGCATATGCTCGAGCGCAATTACGGCCGCATCGTCAACATCGCCTCGATCGCCGGCAAGGAAGGCAATCCCAACGCTTCCGCCTACAGCACCTCGAAGGCGGCGGTGATCGGCCTGACCAAGTCGCTCGGCAAGGAACTGGCCAAGACCAAGGTGACGGTGAATTGCGTGACACCGGCGGCCGTGCGCACCGCAATCTTCAAGCAGATGAGCCAGGAGCATATCGACTTCATGCTGTCCAAGATACCAATGGCGCGCTTCGGCGAGGTCGAGGAAGTGGCGGCGCTGATCTGCTGGATCGCCTCGGAAGAATGCTCGTTCACGACCGCCGCCGTCTTCGACGTCTCCGGCGGGCGCGCCACGTATTGA